From a single Salvelinus namaycush isolate Seneca chromosome 14, SaNama_1.0, whole genome shotgun sequence genomic region:
- the mfsd2al2 gene encoding LOW QUALITY PROTEIN: sodium-dependent lysophosphatidylcholine symporter 1 (The sequence of the model RefSeq protein was modified relative to this genomic sequence to represent the inferred CDS: substituted 1 base at 1 genomic stop codon): MDEDNPPEKCSQWDAVYPVVTTVVKKPIFSSSVARANFTCITMTGGGTLLGVQDLLTRIQALGPEYWPIRTKRTRPAGIPLSRKLCYAVGGVPYQITTAAIGFSLQIFLLNVVQIEAFYVSLILFVSRAWDAVTDPLVGYLVSRSGLTPIGKLMPWVVLAMPFGVLSYVLLWFMPQGSMSQAFSVPWYLTASCLFETLMTCFNVPYLSLTMFLGGDQRDRDSTTAYRMSVEMLAMLVASAIQGQVVAVYNTEMAAACQQTVTLQATVLPLXRKAFLTSALVIGGLFFLCCLVLFLGVKEQQAPLYSQDRRTLANLTTLKMLVCHIPYQRLVLGLLFAALAFQMSLGNFALFCTHVAGLGAQFQHLLLALLITATIAVPLWQAILVRVGKKTTLFIGLSLFIPAVTIIACVPSNLPVFVTMCVMLGFSLATMFLLPWSMLPDVVDDFALRNPCCKDLEPLFFSCYAFCSKLGGGLSVGISTMTLHFVGYRAGACSHSEEVVTALIVLFAPVPITLLLVGLVFFHLYPINEDRRLQLQRELGRE; this comes from the exons ATGGACGAAGACAACCCACCTGAGAAGTGTTCACAGTGGGACGCTGTTTATCCGGTAGTCACCACGGTGGTCAAGAAACCGATATTCTCCTCCAGTGTGGCTAGAGCTAACTTCACATGCATAACCATGACAGGTGGAGGGACATTGTTGG GCGTCCAAGATCTCCTCACCCGTATACAAGCCCTGGGTCCTGAATATTGGCCTATCAGGACCAAGCGCACG CGTCCGGCAGGGATTCCTCTGTCCAGGAAGCTGTGCTATGCCGTGGGAGGTGTGCCATATCAGATTACTACTGCTGCCATTGGCTTCTCCTTACAGATTTTCCTGCTAAACGTTGTACAG ATCGAAGCCTTCTATGTTTCTCTGATCCTGTTTGTGAGTCGGGCCTGGGATGCTGTAACAGACCCACTGGTGGGGTACTTGGTGAGCCGCAGTGGCTTGACACCCATTGGCAAACTCATGCCATG gGTGGTTCTCGCTATGCCTTTTGGGGTCCTCTCCTATGTCCTGCTGTGGTTCATGCCCCAAGGCTCCATGTCTCAAGCCTTCAGTGTTCCCTGGTACCTCACAGCAAGCTGCCTGTTTGAGACCCTCATGACT TGTTTTAATGTGCCTTATCTTTCGCTGACCATGTTTTTGGGTggagaccagagagacagagactctaCCACAGCCTACA GGATGAGTGTGGAAATGCTGGCGATGCTGGTGGCCTCAGCAATTCAGGGTCAGGTTGTGGCTGTATACAACACAGAGATGGCTGCAGCCTGTCAACAGACAGTTACACTACAGGCCACGGTACTACCACTATGA CGTAAGGCTTTCCTGACCTCAGCGCTGGTCATAGGCGGGCTGTTCTTCCTCTGCTGCCTGGTCCTCTTCCTGGGGGTGAAGGAGCAGCAGG CTCCCCTCTATAGTCAGGACAGACGCACTCTAGCCAATCTCACCACTCTAAAGATGCTAGTGTGCCACATTCCTTACCAACGACTGGTCCTTGGCCTCCTCTTTGCTGCACTTGCCTTTCAG ATGTCTTTGGGGAATTTTGCACTGTTCTGTACCCATGTAGCTGGGCTTGGGGCCCAGTTCCAACACCTTCTCCTGGCTCTGCTG ATAACAGCCACTATAGCTGTTCCACTGTGGCAGGCAATCCTGGTACGAGTTGGGAAAAAGACCACACTCTTCATCGGCCTATCT cTCTTCATCCCAGCTGTAACAATCATAGCTTGTGTACCCAGTAACCTGCCTGTCTTTGTGACCATGTGTGTGATGTTAGGATTCAGCTTGGCAACCATGTTCCTGCTGCCTTG GTCCATGCTCCCGGACGTGGTAGATGACTTTGCCTTGAGAAACCCCTGCTGCAAGGACCTGGAGCCCCTGTTTTTCTCCTGCTATGCCTTCTGCAGTAAGCTGGGGGGAGGTCTGTCTGTTGGAATCTCAACCATGACATTACA TTTTGTGGGGTATCGTGCAGGTGCTTGTAGCCATAGTGAGGAAGTGGTGACTGCTCTTATTGTGCTGTTTGCCCCTGTGCCCATCACCCTACTGCTGGTAGGGCTGGTCTTCTTCCACCTGTACCCCATCAACGAGGATCGACGCCTCCAGCTCCAAAGAGAGCTAGGAAGAGAGTGA